The following are encoded in a window of Lagenorhynchus albirostris chromosome 3, mLagAlb1.1, whole genome shotgun sequence genomic DNA:
- the LYL1 gene encoding protein lyl-1, producing MCPPEAQAEVGPTMTEKAKMVCAPSPVPAPPPKPASPGPPKAEEVGHRGSSPPRLPPGVPVISLGHTRPPGAAMATTELSTLRPPLLQLSTLGTAPAPLALHYHPHPFLNSLYIGPAGPFSIFPSSRLKRRPSHCELELAEGHQPQKVARRVFTNSRERWRQQNVNGAFAELRKLLPTHPPDRKLSKNEVLRLAMKYIGFLVRLLRDQAAALAAGSAPPGPRKRPAHRALDDGARRGPCRKAEVVARPQPAPPGGPDGSPGGAGRPIKTEKAAVSPEVR from the exons ATGTGCCCGCCCGAGGCCCAGGCAGAGGTGGGCCCCACCATGACCGAGAAGGCCAAGATGGTGTGTgcccccagcccagtgcctgcccCGCCCCCAAAGCCTGCCTCGCCTGGGCCCCCAAAGGCGGAGGAGGTGGGCCACAGAGGCTCCTCGCCACCCAGGCTGCCCCCTGGCGTGCCAGTGATCAGCCTGGGCCACACCAGGCCCCCAGGGGCAGCCATGGCCACCACGGAACTAAGCACCCTCCGTCCCCCGCTGCTGCAACTCTCCACCCTGGGAACCGCCCCAGCGCCCCTGGCCCTGCATTACCACCCTCACCCCTTCCTCAACAG CCTCTACATTGGGCCGGCAGGACCTTTCAGCATCTTCCCTAGCAGCCGGCTGAAGCGGAGACCAAGCCATTGTGAGCTGGAGCTGGCTGAGG GGCACCAGCCCCAGAAGGTGGCCCGGCGCGTGTTCACCAACAGTCGGGAGCGCTGGCGGCAGCAGAACGTGAACGGCGCCTTCGCCGAGCTCAGGAAACTGCTGCCAACGCACCCGCCCGACCGGAAGCTGAGCAAGAACGAGGTGCTCCGCCTGGCCATGAAATACATTGGCTTCCTGGTGCGGCTGCTGCGCGACCAGGCAGCGGCTCTGGCCGCAGGCTCCGCCCCTCCAGGGCCCCGCAAACGGCCGGCGCACCGAGCCCTGGACGACGGCGCCCGCCGCGGGCCTTGTCGCAAGGCCGAGGTGGTGGCGCGCCCGCAGCCCGCGCCCCCAGGCGGCCCCGATGGCAGCCCCGGTGGGGCGGGCCGACCCATCAAGACAGAAAAAGCGGCTGTGAGTCCGGAGGTGCGATGA
- the TRMT1 gene encoding tRNA (guanine(26)-N(2))-dimethyltransferase isoform X1, giving the protein MSRARIVLWLSLSLRSARSFSRARFMEGQPQGPPNPAATENGTEPCGEERPPEVQETTVTEGAAKIVFPSANEVFYNPVQEFNRDLTCAVITEFARIQLGAKGIQIKVPGEKDLQKVVVDLSEQEEDKAEVKEGANLAPGDQPRTAAVRDICEEGLRVLEGLAASGLRSIRFALEVPGLRSVVANDASARAVDLMRRNVQLNDVAHLVQPSQADARMLMYQHQKASERFDVIDLDPYGSPAPFLDAAVQAVSEGGLLCVTCTDMAVLAGNSGETCYSKYGAMALKSRACHEMALRIVLHSLDLHANCYQRFVVPLLSISADFYVRIFVRVFTGQAKVKASASKQALVFQCVGCGAFHLQRLGKAAGASGGRVKFSAACGPPVAPECEHCGQRHQLGGPMWAEPLHDLDFVGRVLEAVSANPGRFHTAERIRGVLSVVAEELLDVPLYYTLDQLSSTIRCSTPRLLQLRSALLHAGFRVSLSHACKNAVKTDAPSSALWDIMRCWEKECPVKRERLSETSPAFRILSVEPRLQANFTIRDDANPSSRQRGLKRFQANPEANWGPRPRARPRGKAAGEAVEERRKLLQNKRKEPEEDLAQRAAQLKTFPCKRFKEGTCQRGEQCCYSHSPLTPKATAEATPTDCPEAPDQNPLGPGAAAGPGED; this is encoded by the exons ATGTCCCGTGCGAGGATCGTTCTGTGGCTAAGCCTGAGTCTCCGCTCCGCCCGCAGCTTCTCTAGAGCCCGCTTTATGGAGGGGCAGCCCCAAGGGCCGCCAAATCCAGCGGCAACGGAGAATGGCACCGAGCCCTGCGGAGAAGAGCGCCCACCTGAGGTTCAGGAGACGACGGTCACTGAGGGGGCCGCCAAGATCGTCTTCCCCAGCGCAAACGAAGTTTTCTACAACCCAGTGCAGGAGTTCAACCGGGACCTGAC ATGTGCTGTGATTACCGAGTTTGCTCGCATTCAGCTTGGGGCCAAAGGAATCCAGA TCAAGGTGCCAGGTGAGAAGGATTTGCAAAAGGTGGTCGTGGACTTGTCGGAGCAAGAGGAGGACAAGGCTGAAGTGAAAGAGGGTGCAAACCTGGCCCCGGGAGACCAACCTCGAACAGCTGCCGTGCGGGATATCTGCGAG GAAGGCCTGCGAGTGCTGGAAGGCCTGGCAGCCTCCGGCCTCCGTTCCATTCGCTTTGCGCTAGAGGTGCCTGGGCTCCGATCCGTGGTTGCCAATGATGCCTCTGCCCGAGCCGTGGATCTCATGCGCCGTAATGTGCAGCTCAACGATGTGGCCCACCTTGTACAGCCCAGCCAGGCGGATGCCCG GATGCTGATGTACCAGCATCAGAAGGCGTCGGAGCGGTTTGATGTCATTGACCTGGACCCCTATGGCAGCCCCGCCCCCTTCCTGGATGCAGCTGTGCAGGCTGTGAGTGAAGGAG GGCTGCTGTGTGTGACCTGCACAGACATGGCAGTGCTGGCGGGGAACAGTGGGGAGACGTGCTACAGCAAGTACGGGGCCATGGCCCTCAAGAGCCGGGCCTGCCACGAGATG GCCCTGAGGATTGTCCTGCACAGCCTGGACCTCCACGCCAACTGCTACCAGCGCTTCGTGGTGCCCCTGCTCAGCATCAGCGCCGACTTCTACGTGCGCATTTTCGTTCGCGTCTTCACCGGCCAGGCCAAGGTCAAGGCCTCGGCCAG CAAGCAGGCGCTGGTGTTCCAGTGTGTGGGCTGCGGGGCGTTCCACCTCCAGCGCCTCGGGAAAGCAGCGGGAGCCTCCGGTGGCCG GGTCAAGTTCTCTGCAGCCTGCGGCCCCCCCGTGGCCCCAGAGTGTGAGCACTGTGGGCAGCGACACCAG CTTGGTGGCCCCATGTGGGCGGAGCCCCTCCATGACCTAGACTTCGTGGGCCGTGTCCTAGAGGCTGTGAGCGCCAACCCTGGCCGCTTCCACACCGCCGAGCGGATCCGCGGGGTCCTGAGCGTCGTCGCCGAG GAGCTCCTGGATGTACCTCTCTACTACACGCTGGACCAGCTGAGCAGCACCATCCGCTGCAGCACGCCCAGGCTCCTGCAGCTGAG GTCTGCCCTCCTCCATGCTGGCTTCCGGGTCTCCCTCTCCCACGCCTGTAAGAATGCCGTGAAGACGGACGCCCCCTCCTCGGCCCTCTGGGACATCATGCGCTGCTGG GAGAAGGAGTGTCCGGTGAAACGGGAGCGCCTGTCGGAGACCAGTCCGGCATTCCGCATTCTCAGTGTGGAGCCCAG GCTGCAGGCCAACTTCACCATCCGGGACGATGCCAACCCCAGCTCCCGCCAGCGAGGACTCAAGCGCTTCCAGGCCAACCCCGAGGCCAACTGGGGTCCCCGGCCCCGCGCCCGGCCACG AGGCAAGGCGGCAGGCGAAGCTGTGGAAGAGAGACGCAAGCTACTCCAGAATAAGCGAAAGGAGCCGGAGGAGGACCTGGCCCAGCGGGCTGCCCAGCTCAAGACATTTCCCTGCAAGAGGTTCAAGGAG GGCACCTGCCAGCGTGGGGAGCAGTGCTGCTACTCGCATAGCCCCCTGACACCCAAGGCCACTGCTGAAGCCACCCCCACTGACTGTCCAGAGGCCCCCGATCAGAACCCCCTtgggcctggggctgctgctggTCCAGGCGAAGACTGA
- the TRMT1 gene encoding tRNA (guanine(26)-N(2))-dimethyltransferase isoform X2, whose protein sequence is MEGQPQGPPNPAATENGTEPCGEERPPEVQETTVTEGAAKIVFPSANEVFYNPVQEFNRDLTCAVITEFARIQLGAKGIQIKVPGEKDLQKVVVDLSEQEEDKAEVKEGANLAPGDQPRTAAVRDICEEGLRVLEGLAASGLRSIRFALEVPGLRSVVANDASARAVDLMRRNVQLNDVAHLVQPSQADARMLMYQHQKASERFDVIDLDPYGSPAPFLDAAVQAVSEGGLLCVTCTDMAVLAGNSGETCYSKYGAMALKSRACHEMALRIVLHSLDLHANCYQRFVVPLLSISADFYVRIFVRVFTGQAKVKASASKQALVFQCVGCGAFHLQRLGKAAGASGGRVKFSAACGPPVAPECEHCGQRHQLGGPMWAEPLHDLDFVGRVLEAVSANPGRFHTAERIRGVLSVVAEELLDVPLYYTLDQLSSTIRCSTPRLLQLRSALLHAGFRVSLSHACKNAVKTDAPSSALWDIMRCWEKECPVKRERLSETSPAFRILSVEPRLQANFTIRDDANPSSRQRGLKRFQANPEANWGPRPRARPRGKAAGEAVEERRKLLQNKRKEPEEDLAQRAAQLKTFPCKRFKEGTCQRGEQCCYSHSPLTPKATAEATPTDCPEAPDQNPLGPGAAAGPGED, encoded by the exons ATGGAGGGGCAGCCCCAAGGGCCGCCAAATCCAGCGGCAACGGAGAATGGCACCGAGCCCTGCGGAGAAGAGCGCCCACCTGAGGTTCAGGAGACGACGGTCACTGAGGGGGCCGCCAAGATCGTCTTCCCCAGCGCAAACGAAGTTTTCTACAACCCAGTGCAGGAGTTCAACCGGGACCTGAC ATGTGCTGTGATTACCGAGTTTGCTCGCATTCAGCTTGGGGCCAAAGGAATCCAGA TCAAGGTGCCAGGTGAGAAGGATTTGCAAAAGGTGGTCGTGGACTTGTCGGAGCAAGAGGAGGACAAGGCTGAAGTGAAAGAGGGTGCAAACCTGGCCCCGGGAGACCAACCTCGAACAGCTGCCGTGCGGGATATCTGCGAG GAAGGCCTGCGAGTGCTGGAAGGCCTGGCAGCCTCCGGCCTCCGTTCCATTCGCTTTGCGCTAGAGGTGCCTGGGCTCCGATCCGTGGTTGCCAATGATGCCTCTGCCCGAGCCGTGGATCTCATGCGCCGTAATGTGCAGCTCAACGATGTGGCCCACCTTGTACAGCCCAGCCAGGCGGATGCCCG GATGCTGATGTACCAGCATCAGAAGGCGTCGGAGCGGTTTGATGTCATTGACCTGGACCCCTATGGCAGCCCCGCCCCCTTCCTGGATGCAGCTGTGCAGGCTGTGAGTGAAGGAG GGCTGCTGTGTGTGACCTGCACAGACATGGCAGTGCTGGCGGGGAACAGTGGGGAGACGTGCTACAGCAAGTACGGGGCCATGGCCCTCAAGAGCCGGGCCTGCCACGAGATG GCCCTGAGGATTGTCCTGCACAGCCTGGACCTCCACGCCAACTGCTACCAGCGCTTCGTGGTGCCCCTGCTCAGCATCAGCGCCGACTTCTACGTGCGCATTTTCGTTCGCGTCTTCACCGGCCAGGCCAAGGTCAAGGCCTCGGCCAG CAAGCAGGCGCTGGTGTTCCAGTGTGTGGGCTGCGGGGCGTTCCACCTCCAGCGCCTCGGGAAAGCAGCGGGAGCCTCCGGTGGCCG GGTCAAGTTCTCTGCAGCCTGCGGCCCCCCCGTGGCCCCAGAGTGTGAGCACTGTGGGCAGCGACACCAG CTTGGTGGCCCCATGTGGGCGGAGCCCCTCCATGACCTAGACTTCGTGGGCCGTGTCCTAGAGGCTGTGAGCGCCAACCCTGGCCGCTTCCACACCGCCGAGCGGATCCGCGGGGTCCTGAGCGTCGTCGCCGAG GAGCTCCTGGATGTACCTCTCTACTACACGCTGGACCAGCTGAGCAGCACCATCCGCTGCAGCACGCCCAGGCTCCTGCAGCTGAG GTCTGCCCTCCTCCATGCTGGCTTCCGGGTCTCCCTCTCCCACGCCTGTAAGAATGCCGTGAAGACGGACGCCCCCTCCTCGGCCCTCTGGGACATCATGCGCTGCTGG GAGAAGGAGTGTCCGGTGAAACGGGAGCGCCTGTCGGAGACCAGTCCGGCATTCCGCATTCTCAGTGTGGAGCCCAG GCTGCAGGCCAACTTCACCATCCGGGACGATGCCAACCCCAGCTCCCGCCAGCGAGGACTCAAGCGCTTCCAGGCCAACCCCGAGGCCAACTGGGGTCCCCGGCCCCGCGCCCGGCCACG AGGCAAGGCGGCAGGCGAAGCTGTGGAAGAGAGACGCAAGCTACTCCAGAATAAGCGAAAGGAGCCGGAGGAGGACCTGGCCCAGCGGGCTGCCCAGCTCAAGACATTTCCCTGCAAGAGGTTCAAGGAG GGCACCTGCCAGCGTGGGGAGCAGTGCTGCTACTCGCATAGCCCCCTGACACCCAAGGCCACTGCTGAAGCCACCCCCACTGACTGTCCAGAGGCCCCCGATCAGAACCCCCTtgggcctggggctgctgctggTCCAGGCGAAGACTGA
- the TRMT1 gene encoding tRNA (guanine(26)-N(2))-dimethyltransferase isoform X3: protein MAVLAGNSGETCYSKYGAMALKSRACHEMALRIVLHSLDLHANCYQRFVVPLLSISADFYVRIFVRVFTGQAKVKASASKQALVFQCVGCGAFHLQRLGKAAGASGGRVKFSAACGPPVAPECEHCGQRHQLGGPMWAEPLHDLDFVGRVLEAVSANPGRFHTAERIRGVLSVVAEELLDVPLYYTLDQLSSTIRCSTPRLLQLRSALLHAGFRVSLSHACKNAVKTDAPSSALWDIMRCWEKECPVKRERLSETSPAFRILSVEPRLQANFTIRDDANPSSRQRGLKRFQANPEANWGPRPRARPRGKAAGEAVEERRKLLQNKRKEPEEDLAQRAAQLKTFPCKRFKEGTCQRGEQCCYSHSPLTPKATAEATPTDCPEAPDQNPLGPGAAAGPGED, encoded by the exons ATGGCAGTGCTGGCGGGGAACAGTGGGGAGACGTGCTACAGCAAGTACGGGGCCATGGCCCTCAAGAGCCGGGCCTGCCACGAGATG GCCCTGAGGATTGTCCTGCACAGCCTGGACCTCCACGCCAACTGCTACCAGCGCTTCGTGGTGCCCCTGCTCAGCATCAGCGCCGACTTCTACGTGCGCATTTTCGTTCGCGTCTTCACCGGCCAGGCCAAGGTCAAGGCCTCGGCCAG CAAGCAGGCGCTGGTGTTCCAGTGTGTGGGCTGCGGGGCGTTCCACCTCCAGCGCCTCGGGAAAGCAGCGGGAGCCTCCGGTGGCCG GGTCAAGTTCTCTGCAGCCTGCGGCCCCCCCGTGGCCCCAGAGTGTGAGCACTGTGGGCAGCGACACCAG CTTGGTGGCCCCATGTGGGCGGAGCCCCTCCATGACCTAGACTTCGTGGGCCGTGTCCTAGAGGCTGTGAGCGCCAACCCTGGCCGCTTCCACACCGCCGAGCGGATCCGCGGGGTCCTGAGCGTCGTCGCCGAG GAGCTCCTGGATGTACCTCTCTACTACACGCTGGACCAGCTGAGCAGCACCATCCGCTGCAGCACGCCCAGGCTCCTGCAGCTGAG GTCTGCCCTCCTCCATGCTGGCTTCCGGGTCTCCCTCTCCCACGCCTGTAAGAATGCCGTGAAGACGGACGCCCCCTCCTCGGCCCTCTGGGACATCATGCGCTGCTGG GAGAAGGAGTGTCCGGTGAAACGGGAGCGCCTGTCGGAGACCAGTCCGGCATTCCGCATTCTCAGTGTGGAGCCCAG GCTGCAGGCCAACTTCACCATCCGGGACGATGCCAACCCCAGCTCCCGCCAGCGAGGACTCAAGCGCTTCCAGGCCAACCCCGAGGCCAACTGGGGTCCCCGGCCCCGCGCCCGGCCACG AGGCAAGGCGGCAGGCGAAGCTGTGGAAGAGAGACGCAAGCTACTCCAGAATAAGCGAAAGGAGCCGGAGGAGGACCTGGCCCAGCGGGCTGCCCAGCTCAAGACATTTCCCTGCAAGAGGTTCAAGGAG GGCACCTGCCAGCGTGGGGAGCAGTGCTGCTACTCGCATAGCCCCCTGACACCCAAGGCCACTGCTGAAGCCACCCCCACTGACTGTCCAGAGGCCCCCGATCAGAACCCCCTtgggcctggggctgctgctggTCCAGGCGAAGACTGA